GGAGTGACCGTGACGACGCTCATGCGCCCTCATCATTCGCGCCCTGATCATTCGCGCCCTGATCATTCGCGCCGACGTGGGTGTGTTCGAGGAAGTCTTCGGTGGCGTCGTGGAAGGTGGCATGCTCCCGGCAGGCCCAGAGCGCGAACGCGGCGGCGCCGAACGCGGTGCCCTCTTCGACCGTGTCGACGCGGATGTCGGGGAGGATCTCGGCGCGTGCCCGCACGACGCTACGCATCGACGCCCAGCCGCCGGTGAGCACGGTGGACGTCGGAGTCGGGATCTCGCGATGCATCACGGCGAGAAGTTCCCCGCAGAGATCGTTGCCGTGCCTAAGGACCGCGCCGAACAGCTCGGCCGGTGACAGGTTGTCGCTGCGCGCCGTGATGCGCAGCACGCCGTCGCGGTTCTCGCCGCCAAGCACCTGCAGAGCGTCTTCGACCAGGGCTCCGGTCGCGGGCAGCGCCATGACGGCTTCGTCAATTTGTGCGCGGCCTTCTGCGTCGGTGATGCCGACGAGTTGCAGCGTGCGTCGCATCAGCAGGCCGGCTTTGGTGCCGGCGAGCAGGGCGTGCAGGCCGGGTAGCGGATAACGGCCGGTGGTGATTCCCGCCGTGGCGAGGCGCTCGCGGGCTGCGAAGGTCAGCGGCTTGTCACTCAACTGCACGAGCGCTTCCGCGGTGCCGATCGAGTCGTAGAGCTGATGCCCACGGGTAGCGCCCGCGGCCGCCGCCGAGACCAGGTGATCGTGACCGGCGATGGTGAGCTGCGCACCGCGGAACGGCTGCGGCACTCGGTCGGTCGTGATGTTGCCGATCGTGCGGCCGGCGTCGACACGGGCGCCGAGGATCCTCGACTCGAGCCCGAGCACTTCGACGGCGGCGTGCCACAGCTCGCCGGTGTCTTGGTCGATCAAGCCGGTGCGCGAAACCAGTGAGCTCTCGGCAACCCGGGGCGCGCCGAGCGCATGGGCGATGAACTCCGGCAGGTTCAGGAAGGTGGCATCCGACAGGTCGATCCCGCGCGCTTGCAGGTGCAGGAGTTTTGAGAACGATGCCATCGGCCCGACCGGTAGCCCGGTGCGCCCGGGAAACTCGGCCCGGAATTCCGGCGGAGTGGCTGCCATTTCATGGCCGCCGCGGGGGTCGAACCACGCCATGATCGGTGCCTTAGCCGCACCAATCGGATCGAGCACGACCCCAGCCTCAGCCATGCCCGAGGTTGCCGCGGCGACTACCCGATAAGGCCCGCGGGCAGCGAGGGTTGCATCAAGCTCGCGGATGAGAGCGAAGACGAGATCGACGAGTACCGACGCGTCGAGCTCAGCTTGGCCGCCGTTGAGATTCGCCCACGGGGTGCGCCGGCTGGCGACGGCGACGCCCGTGCCGTCGAGCTCGGCGGCCAGCACCTTGACGCTTGTCGAGCCGACGTCGATGCCGACGACGTAGTCCGTCACCGAGTAACTCCGGCGGGCCAGTCGACTCCGGCGGGCCAGCTGGCGGCGGCGCTCGCGACGAGGATCGCGGCATCGCCCTCAACGTGCCAGCCACCGAAGCCGGCCGGAACCGCATACACCTCACCACGCTCAACCGAGACGGGTTCGCCAGCGCCGACCAGCTGCCCGGATCCCGCTGTGACCAGGACGACGCCGAATCCAGCCTCGACAACATCGGTGCCGGTCGATGGGGTCGCCGCGGCCTGGCGCAGTCGGAAGAAAGGATCCGCGACGGATGCCAGCACGGTCTGGAGAACGGAGCCCGCGGGATCCGCTTGCGTGGTGATCTTCGCAAGACGGTCCGCGCCGAACGCGTCGGTCGAGACCGCCTGCATCGCAGCGTCGAACCCGAGATCCAGATGCGACTCTTCTCGCCTGGAGGTGGTCACCGACCACTCCAGCAGGATCGAGAAGTCGGTGGGTTCCTGCACCTCCGCGACGAAGATTCCGCCGTCGATGGCGTGCACCGTGCCGGCGGGCACGACGACGCCGATTCCGGAACGCGCCTCGATGCGGTTCATGTTGTCAAGCATCCATTGGCCGTCCTGCGCGTCGCGCCGGCGGTCGAGTTCCGTTCGATCGACCGGATGCCGCCACCCGACGTAGAACGCGCACCCCGGCTCAGCGTCGAGCACGAACCAGGCCTCGGTCTTGCCGTAGGGGCAGCCCAGGTGGCTGGTCGCGAAGGGCCGGTCCGGGTGCACGTGCACGGGAAGTCGCTGCCGAGCATCCAGCAGCTTGACCAGCACTCCCACGTCGCCTGCACCGGCATCCGAAGTGCCGACCCACCCGTCAGGGTCGGCTGCCACGAGATCGCGCAGCAGCGCACCATCTTCCGTACGCGACAGGCCGATATCAGACTCGCCGAACCTGTGCGTCGTTGAGGCCAGCCATTCCTCAGGCTGGTGGTCACTGGTCACCGCGGCGCCGCGCAGCGCCGCGAGGCGATCGCCGCCGCGGTAGAAGTGCTGGATGGGGGCCGGCGGCATGCGAAGCGGACTCAGTGGGGACATGGGGCCATAATAGAGGTATGACACCGGTGTCACAAGGGATGAGCCACCGTACGCACCGGCGACTACCATGACTGACAGCATCCTGGTCCGCGAGCACCGGGGTGCGATTCGAAGGAGAAGCACCGTGACACCTCACCGCCTGAATCGACTCTTCAATCCGGTCTCAGGCCGCGCGCTCGACGTCGCTGTCGACCACGGATTCTTCGGCGAATCGAGCTTCCTCGGCGGCATCGAGCGCATGAGCGCCGTGATCGACACGCTTGTCGAAGCGAACCCCGATGCCATCCAGCTCACGATGGGGCAGGCCTCAAAGCTGCAGTCCCGACCCGGAAAACTCAAGCCCGCGCTCGTCATGCGCACGGACATCGCCAACGTCTACGGCGAGCCTCTCGACGAGCACATCTTCAGCCACCACGTGCCGCACGCCATCGAAGAGGCGGTGCGATTGGATGCCGTGGCCGTCTGCGCAAACCTCATGCAGTTGCCGGGGCGGTCCGAGATCCGCGAGGCGAACATCCTTTCAATCATGGAATTGCGCCGGGCGGCGACGCGATTCCAGATGCCGCTCATGATCGAGCCCCTGGTCATGCAGACCGGAGCGAAGGCCGGCGGAGGCTACATGGTCGACGGCGACATCGACCGAATCGTCGCTCTCGTGCGCCAGGCTGCCGAACTCGGTGCCGATCTCATCAAGGCCGATCCATCCGAGGATCTCTCCACATACCATCGAGTTATCGAGATCGCCGATGGCATCCCCGTTCTTGTGCGCGGCGGTGGCCGAGTCGACGACCGCACGCTGCTGGAGCGCACGGCGCGGGTGCTGGATGCCGGAGCCGCCGGCATCGTCTACGGGCGCAACGTGATCCAGCACGAGAATCCGGCGGGCATCACCGCCGCTCTCATGGGAGTGCTGCACGCCGGGCTCTCTGTCGACGCGGCGCTGAAGCTGGTTAGGGGTGATGGGCTGTGACCGCACGCGAGGTGGGCATCGCAATCATCGGCGGCGGACTCATGGGTCGCGAGATTGCGGCGGCGCTTCAACGGTGGCCGGCGCTCGTCGATCACCCGGTTCGGCCCCGGCTGCGCGCGGTGTGCGACATCAACCCGGTCGCTCTCACGTGGTTCGACCAGATTGAAACCGTCACACAGAAGACCACTGACTACCGAGAGCTGCTGGCAAACCCCGACGTCGACGTCGTTTACGTCGCTGTGCGTCACGACCTGCACGAGCAGATCTACGGCGACGTGATCCGCGCGGGCAAAGACCTGCTTGCCGAGAAGCCGTTCGGCATCGACCGAGATGCCGCGACCGCCATCCTCTCGATCATCGCCGAGCATCCGAAGAGCTTCGTGCGCTGCTCCAGTGAGATGCCGTTCTATCCGGCCGCGCAGCGGGCGATCGACTACGTTCGCTCCGGAGCCGCCGGCCGCATCATCGAGGTGCGCAGCGCTTTTCTGCACTCCAGCGATCTCGACCCGAACAAGCCCATCAACTGGAAGCGGCAGGCGAAGTACTGTGGCCAGGCGGGCGTGATGAACGACCTCGGCCTGCACGCGTGGCACGTGCCACTACGTCTCGGCTGGGAACCGGAGTCGGTGACCGCGATACTGCAAAATCTGGTGCCGACGCGCCCCGGACCTGACGGCGAACCCGTCGTGTGCGACACCTGGGAGAACGCGACCGTGCACGGCTGGGTGCCGGTCGGTGACGGGGGATTCCCGCTGACCGTTGAGACCAAGCGCATCGCGCCCGGCTGCAAGAACACCTGGCTGTTCGAGGTGATCGGCATGGATGGCGGCGTGCGGTTCTCCACCGCGAATCCGAAACGGTATGAGATGTTCAGCCTTGTCGAGGTGCCTGGCACCGGCCGTGAGCAGTCGTGGCAGACGATCGAGGCGGGCAGCCAATCGGTCTGGCCGACGGTCACTGGCGGCATCTTCGAATCCGGCTTCTCGGATGCCATCCTGCAGATGTGGGCATCCTTCCTCGCGGAACGCGCCGGCGAGTTGGGCGAGCGGTTCGGCACCGCTACGCCCGCCGAGGCCGCCCGCACCCACGATCTGTATGCTGCGGCGACCGAGGCGCACGAGACTGGGGTCAGGGTCGCGCTGCGACACTGACACGTTGCGTCGGCGGCGTGGTTGCGGTCGGCGGCGGCGTGGCACCGGGATCGCGAGAGTTCGCCGGTGGGCGGCAGCGCGCTGTGGTTGATGCTCGGGTCAATGGGACGCGACGGCGCTGCCTGTGAGTTCGTGGCGAGATTGCGTGTAAATGAAGCAGTAGTAGGTGCGCGCTCCGGATGCCCATTGGGCGCTGGTGTTCGGGTAGCGCAGGTCGATTTGGACGTCGAGTACCTGCGGTAGGCCGCCCGCCCTGCTGATCGAGTAGGCCGCCCGCGGCCGAATCGAGATCCTCGCGAGTGGTCTCGATACGCGTGCTCGTTCCTCGCGCGCTACTCGACCAGCGTCTGTTCCTCGCGACTCGACCTGCGGTTGGTCTTCGCAACCGCTGGGGGATGTGCCCGCGAATTCGAGGTGCCGGTTTTCGTTATGTTGAATCCGCCTTACATAAGGCAGATTCAACATAACGAAATCCGGCATCCACTTTGCCGCGGCTGCGCCGCCCTTGGTCGAGTAGCGCGGTGGAGCTCAGGCAATCGCGTCAGCGATTGCGCGACCCCAGCGCCGAGCGAGCCTGCGAGCGAGGGTTGGAGCGCAGCGAGCGAGCGCATCGAGGCCTGCGCACGTCGGCATGCGGATCTCCACGGCCAATCCGAAGCGGTATGGGTTGTTCAGTCTCGTCGAGGTGCCCGGACCGGCCGTGAGCAGTCGTGGCAATCGCCCGAGGCGCACGAGACGAGGGGCTGGGTCAGCTCCCAGCGCCCGATGGCTGGGTGAGACTGACGCAGCTGCCCTGGTTTGTGAACAGCGTGCCGAAGTTCTGCCAACCGCCGTCCTTGCAGTCATTCTTGGTCAGTTGGACGCTGTCGAGGCGGAAGTACGCGCCGGTTCCGGCAGCGGTGGGCGTCCACAAGACTCGGTTGACCATGTCCAAAGAATGCTCGCCCGGCGCGACGTAGAATGTGCCCTGGCTGTACCCCGGGTCGAGGATCGCAGCGTCGGCCCGAGCGCTGGCAGGGAAGTACAGCTTGAACACGCAGACGACGTCGGGGACGACCTTACTGGTGTCGCCGAGCAGGGCACCGTTATCGTAGACGCCGAACTGGTCGCCGTGGCAGAACGCGTCGGTCACGGTGATCTTGACGACAGAGGTGCTCGTGAAGTTCCACGGACCCTTGGTGCTGCCGATGCCGATGCCGTCGGTGATGAATTCCTGCCAGCCCGCGTCGACCGAGACGTCTGTGGCGGGATGCGGGGTGCCGACACCGACGCCGGGGTCGGTGGTGGCCTGCGCCGCGCC
The Rathayibacter sp. SW19 DNA segment above includes these coding regions:
- a CDS encoding FGGY family carbohydrate kinase — its product is MTDYVVGIDVGSTSVKVLAAELDGTGVAVASRRTPWANLNGGQAELDASVLVDLVFALIRELDATLAARGPYRVVAAATSGMAEAGVVLDPIGAAKAPIMAWFDPRGGHEMAATPPEFRAEFPGRTGLPVGPMASFSKLLHLQARGIDLSDATFLNLPEFIAHALGAPRVAESSLVSRTGLIDQDTGELWHAAVEVLGLESRILGARVDAGRTIGNITTDRVPQPFRGAQLTIAGHDHLVSAAAAGATRGHQLYDSIGTAEALVQLSDKPLTFAARERLATAGITTGRYPLPGLHALLAGTKAGLLMRRTLQLVGITDAEGRAQIDEAVMALPATGALVEDALQVLGGENRDGVLRITARSDNLSPAELFGAVLRHGNDLCGELLAVMHREIPTPTSTVLTGGWASMRSVVRARAEILPDIRVDTVEEGTAFGAAAFALWACREHATFHDATEDFLEHTHVGANDQGANDQGANDEGA
- a CDS encoding class I mannose-6-phosphate isomerase, coding for MSPLSPLRMPPAPIQHFYRGGDRLAALRGAAVTSDHQPEEWLASTTHRFGESDIGLSRTEDGALLRDLVAADPDGWVGTSDAGAGDVGVLVKLLDARQRLPVHVHPDRPFATSHLGCPYGKTEAWFVLDAEPGCAFYVGWRHPVDRTELDRRRDAQDGQWMLDNMNRIEARSGIGVVVPAGTVHAIDGGIFVAEVQEPTDFSILLEWSVTTSRREESHLDLGFDAAMQAVSTDAFGADRLAKITTQADPAGSVLQTVLASVADPFFRLRQAAATPSTGTDVVEAGFGVVLVTAGSGQLVGAGEPVSVERGEVYAVPAGFGGWHVEGDAAILVASAAASWPAGVDWPAGVTR
- a CDS encoding class I fructose-bisphosphate aldolase, yielding MTPHRLNRLFNPVSGRALDVAVDHGFFGESSFLGGIERMSAVIDTLVEANPDAIQLTMGQASKLQSRPGKLKPALVMRTDIANVYGEPLDEHIFSHHVPHAIEEAVRLDAVAVCANLMQLPGRSEIREANILSIMELRRAATRFQMPLMIEPLVMQTGAKAGGGYMVDGDIDRIVALVRQAAELGADLIKADPSEDLSTYHRVIEIADGIPVLVRGGGRVDDRTLLERTARVLDAGAAGIVYGRNVIQHENPAGITAALMGVLHAGLSVDAALKLVRGDGL
- a CDS encoding Gfo/Idh/MocA family protein; its protein translation is MTAREVGIAIIGGGLMGREIAAALQRWPALVDHPVRPRLRAVCDINPVALTWFDQIETVTQKTTDYRELLANPDVDVVYVAVRHDLHEQIYGDVIRAGKDLLAEKPFGIDRDAATAILSIIAEHPKSFVRCSSEMPFYPAAQRAIDYVRSGAAGRIIEVRSAFLHSSDLDPNKPINWKRQAKYCGQAGVMNDLGLHAWHVPLRLGWEPESVTAILQNLVPTRPGPDGEPVVCDTWENATVHGWVPVGDGGFPLTVETKRIAPGCKNTWLFEVIGMDGGVRFSTANPKRYEMFSLVEVPGTGREQSWQTIEAGSQSVWPTVTGGIFESGFSDAILQMWASFLAERAGELGERFGTATPAEAARTHDLYAAATEAHETGVRVALRH